DNA sequence from the Gammaproteobacteria bacterium genome:
CCAGGGACTCGTATAACTTGCCGTCGAATTGCTGCAAGACCGGCACACGCCTGTAAACGCCATCTTCATCGACTGTCGGGTTGTCAAAGAATCCACCGGTTAAAGCAGCATTCTGCAGCACCCCGTAATTTCCTGTGTGCGCCTTTGGCGTGTGGAAGTTAATTTCGTTTCCGGCACTGTTGAGCACCGGCGCCGGCAAGCCTCCGATCGACGCTGTGGAATTGTCCTCGCGAAAAACGTAGCCCATGACCGTGGCACGCTCATTCAGGGATCGGGCAAAAATATTGTCCCAATCCAGCGAATCGCGGAGTTGGGGCAACTGTTCGATGAATTCGGTGTCAGTACTTAATGATCCCTCTGCGAGGCTGGCCAGTACGGCCAGGCCGCTGCCCCGGTCAGGCTCCGGGAAAACCACGTCAAAGCCGACAACTTTGACCTGGTACTTGTCGAACAGGTTGTTGACGAGCTGGGCCAGCTTGTTACGGCCCCAGGGCCACTGGCCTTCGGCGGTCAGGCTCTCTTCGTCGATATCAACGATGACCACGCGGTCATCGGGTGTCTGCGGCATGGTGAGCACCAGGCGAGCGTCATAGGCAAAGGCCTCCAGGCGCTCAAGCGCAGGGATGATGACATCGCCACGGTTGTGCAGGACAAACGGCGCCAGCACCACCAGGCTGATCAGAATTCTTATGATGAGGCGTATATACAATGCGGGCCACAAACTACGGGTATTTGCGGCAGTCTAACCAATGCCCCCGGCGCACCATGTGCGGTATTCCACAAAAAACCGCAGCATTTCAGCAAGTTTGTCCCTGTAACGGGGTGCGCCGGCTGGCTGCAGCCCGTATGATTCGCAGGGTCGGGCGTCCATGCGCAGGCGCCAGCCGGCAAACGAAAATTTATGTCAAATCGCATATCTGAACTTCGCGGCCTATCCGGAGAGCAGCTGCTGGCGCGTGCTGGCGAGCTGCTGCCGCCATGGGTAGTGCTGTTGCTGGTACTGGCCATTGCCTGGCAGCTGGTCAGGCTGACCTGGCTGTTGCTGCCGGGTGAGCAATCCGTCGCAGCCATCAGCCCGACACCGGCGATGGCTACAACAGCGTCTCCCGCCACTACCGTCAACTACGACCTGTCCGCGATCGTAAATGCCAACCTGTTCGGCGAGAAACCCGCGGCCGCCGTGGCGCCACCGCCAACCGAGAACTTCGACGAGCTGGACGAGACCCAGCTGCAACTGATTTTACGCGGGACGATCGCTGCTACTGACGATCGCGTGGCGCTGGCAATTATTGCGGGTGACAACGGCGAGGAGAGGGTCTACGCGATCGGCGAAGCGGTCAGCAATGGCCGCAAACTGCATTCGGTGCTGCCGGACCGGGCCATCCTGAACAACAATGGCGAACTGGAATCACTGAAGCTGCCGAGAGACTACGAAGCGACAACCACCAGTCGCACAACAAGCCGGCGCACCACGACGCGCACGAACACCGCGCGCGCCGGTCGCCAGCTGCAGCGCACGCTGTCGGAAAACCCGGCCAAGCTCACTGACCTGATCCGTCCACAGCCGGTGTTTTCCAACGGCAAGCAGCTTGGCTACCGGGTATATCCGGGCCGGCGCCGGCAGCAATTCGTGGCACTCGGCCTCAAGCCTGGTGACCTGGTGACTGAAATCAATGGCACACCGCTGAATGACCCGGCCAAAGGCGCCGATATTTTCCGTTCGCTCGGGGAATCCAACCAGGTGACAGTTACCGTGGAACGCAATGGTGCACCTGAAGTGCTGGTGCTCGATACCGAAGCAATAAACAACATGGAGGGTGGGAAGCGGCGATGATGACCGGTATCCTTGCCCGCTGGATGGCCGTACCCGGCACATGCAAAAGGCAACCTATGAATTCAGAAAACCCTGCCCGGCTCGGCCCGGGCCAGCTGGCCCGACTGGCGCTCGCGATCGCGATGCTGTCACTTGCGCCTGTGCTCGCGCAGGCTGAAGGCGAACTGATCACGCCAAACTACAAAGATGCCGACATCCGGCAGATTATCGAAGCGGTCAGCGAGGTAACCGGCCAGAACTTCATCATCGATGCGCGAGTAAAGGCGCAGGTGACGCTGATTTCCTCGACCCCGATGACCCCGGAGGCCTTTTACGAGACGTTCCTGTCGGTGCTGCAGGTTTACGGCTTTGTCGCCGTGCCCTCCGGCAATGTAGTAAAGATCCTGCCCGACACCAATGCACGCCAGCTGCCAGGCAACGACCTGCCGCGACAAATCAGCAACTCTGACGAAATCGTTACCCAGGTGATCGAAGTGCAGAACGTGGGCGCCGCCCAGCTGGTGCCTATCCTGCGTCCGCTGGTGCCACAGTATGGCCACCTCGCAGCGCACCCGGCATCAAACATGCTGATCATTTCTGACCGGGCTGCAAACGTTAACCGGATGCTGCGGATCATTCGACGCATCGACCAGGCCGGTGACGACGATATCGAGGTGATGCGCCTCGAGCACGCCACTGCCGGCGATATGGTGCGCATCCTGACATCATTGAGCCAGAGCGCGGCGCGCGCCGATGGCGGCGCATCGTCTTTGCAGCTCGTTTCTGACGATCGCACCAACAGCATCCTGATCAGCGGCGACAAGACAGCGCGGCTGCGTTTCAAGGCACTGATCGCGCACCTGGACACGCCGCTGGAAGAAGGTGGCAATACCCAGGTTATTTACCTGCGCTACGCCGACGCCGAGGAACTTGCCGGCAAGCTGAAAGAACAGGCCAACCAGTCGACATCGGCGCCAGGTCAGGCACAGCCGGCCGGCAGTAATGTCGTCATCTGGGCAGACACGCCAACCAACGCGCTGGTGATTACGGCTCCGCCAAAAGTTATGCGGTCG
Encoded proteins:
- the gspC gene encoding type II secretion system protein GspC, encoding MSNRISELRGLSGEQLLARAGELLPPWVVLLLVLAIAWQLVRLTWLLLPGEQSVAAISPTPAMATTASPATTVNYDLSAIVNANLFGEKPAAAVAPPPTENFDELDETQLQLILRGTIAATDDRVALAIIAGDNGEERVYAIGEAVSNGRKLHSVLPDRAILNNNGELESLKLPRDYEATTTSRTTSRRTTTRTNTARAGRQLQRTLSENPAKLTDLIRPQPVFSNGKQLGYRVYPGRRRQQFVALGLKPGDLVTEINGTPLNDPAKGADIFRSLGESNQVTVTVERNGAPEVLVLDTEAINNMEGGKRR
- the gspD gene encoding type II secretion system secretin GspD; protein product: MNSENPARLGPGQLARLALAIAMLSLAPVLAQAEGELITPNYKDADIRQIIEAVSEVTGQNFIIDARVKAQVTLISSTPMTPEAFYETFLSVLQVYGFVAVPSGNVVKILPDTNARQLPGNDLPRQISNSDEIVTQVIEVQNVGAAQLVPILRPLVPQYGHLAAHPASNMLIISDRAANVNRMLRIIRRIDQAGDDDIEVMRLEHATAGDMVRILTSLSQSAARADGGASSLQLVSDDRTNSILISGDKTARLRFKALIAHLDTPLEEGGNTQVIYLRYADAEELAGKLKEQANQSTSAPGQAQPAGSNVVIWADTPTNALVITAPPKVMRSLRSVIDKLDIRRLQVQVEAILVDLTADKSAELGITWAADSTRDSASAGLTNFGGAANVSEVIGAAASGVDPAAGLGFIQDGLTFGVGRIKDNGTNFAVILRALAGDANTNILSIPSIVTMDNEEAEVSVGQEVPFLTGSFSNSGGTVGAVNPFQTIQREDVGLKLKVTPQINEGDAVIMEIELEVSSLGQGSTAAVDLITNQRTIRQKVVVEDGGIIVLGGLIDENLLESDNRVPGLGRLPIIGNLFKSRTTRKVKRNLMVFISPTILRDAAQAYRATDSKYQYIRELQLGGDGRIQLMPREQRPTMPQIDEFATPPPELDGS